The following are encoded together in the Synchiropus splendidus isolate RoL2022-P1 chromosome 7, RoL_Sspl_1.0, whole genome shotgun sequence genome:
- the LOC128762132 gene encoding ankyrin-1-like isoform X16, whose translation MAQAAKHLRKNKDLEALAEQERKEKEEEKFKKRSRSRDKKRKANAVHRWLIDQDSSVSSEMPDGQGVWHYDDEADAGNSFLRAARSGNLDKALEHIKNGIDINTANQNGLNGLHLASKEGHVKMVLELLHNGIVLETTTKKGNTALHIAALAGQEQVVTELVNYGANVNAQLQKGFTPLYMAAQENHLEVVKFLLENGANQSIPTEDGFTPLAVALQQGHENVVALLINYGTKGKVRLPALHIAARNDDTRTAAVLLQNDPNPDVLSKTGFTPLHIAAHYENLNVAQLLLNRGANVNFTPKNGITPLHIAARRGNVIMVRLLLDRGAQIDAKTKDELTPLHCAARNGHVRIIEILLDHGAPIQAKTKNGLSPIHMAAQGDHMDCVKQLLQYNAEIDDITLDHLTPLHVAAHCGHHRMAKVLLDKGAKPNSRALNGFTPLHIACKKNHLRVMDLLLKHSASLEAVTESGLTPLHVASFMGHLNIVKILLQKGASPSASNVKVETPLHMASRAGHLEVAEFLLQNAAPVDAKAKDDQTPLHCAARMGHQELVKLLLEHKAKPNSATTAGHTPLHIAAREGHVHTVRILLDMEAQQTKMTKKGFTPLHVASKYGKVDVAELLLERGANPNAAGKNGLTPLHVAVHHNNLDVVNLLVSKGGSPHSAARNGYTALHIASKQNQVEVADSLLQHGASANAESLQGVTPLHLASQEGRPDMVTLLISQQANVNLGNKSGLTPLHLVAQEGHVGIADILVKQGASVYAATRMGYTPLHVACHYGNIKMVKFLLQQQANVNSKTRLGYTPLHQAAQQGHTDIVTLLLKHGAQPNETTTNGTSALAIAKRLGYISVIDVLKLVTEENVAMTTTEKHRMSFPETVDEILDVSEDEGEELLGTEGARNYSPAIPRIPRVSPETVLLKDQEMEQQHTPLPLPKEYDEDSLIPSSPATETSDNVSPVASPIHTGSDESCRSGRGPVDGKPTSPCLHRFLVSFMVDARGGSMRGSRHNGLRVIIPPRTCAAPTRITCRLVKPQKLSSPPPLVEGEGLASRIISLGPASMQFLGPVIVEIPHFAALGRGDRELVVLRSENGSVWKEHRNRYGDEVLETILNGMDEDLESQEELGKKRIRRIISTDFPLYFAVVSRVQQESDLIGPEGGALSSKLVPMVQATFPETAVTKRVRLGLQAQPVPDELVAKLLGNQANFSPVVTVEPRRRKFHRPIGLRIPLPPSWRESPRDSGEGDTTSLRLLCSVIGGTASAQWEDITGTTKLIYSNQCASFTTNVSARFWLADCPRTAEAVSFANLLYRELSAVPYMAKFVVFAKMNELREGRLRCYCMTDDKMDKTLEQHENFTEVARSRDIEVMEGMPLHLECSGNLLPVRKATQQPRCFSFQAFRDNRLPVSVKVPSSRSSHLPPHAFTHPALSQVRDSSKESAGFLSFLRKSTKYEDNQHVLCNLNISMPPCIKIIGSEDRRRTLTPLALRERYSALNEPAMASLSAMERTELKMAVIAEQLGLSWAELARELQLSVDDINKIRVENPNSLLEQSSALLNLWATREGKRAKMESLYAALKSIDRMDIVHMLEGQPTRAGSRDLSRRRRDRERLSPGLTNGYGLAQDELLSPASMQYSLPSPLGAEPYWQEVSSLDCAPIATTEEDTLMEMSDVQVWPSGHSPSLVPVEDSSLECSNADDSEGLLGLPYGSLGRPASAGGAVLSGSTELPEDDSEMGVDSLSTATPASLGGTIAGISLNGANNGQGSEASSEASAVANTTGVDGAGGGGWRGTGSEDGLSLVAGQHRVYARLSESPALSCVPDPSADRSSNGGSGTGRESGSFLSYLQEQTGPGWSPVTNAQAWVAHQPTDAVMSSVCNAVDHGQEGLLQPVRDMGHSEILRGHFRGTQPFEKGLGFPHRAPDLNAWDDQGDEAEDLPGEQVSEEQFTDEHGNIVTKKIVRKVVRRGKGSGEEGLQEVSMETSLQDELEGDAEQFMSYAILGRESSKPDCVEVKKGAQIVKCASLRRVKQ comes from the exons GCAGATGCTGGCAACAGCTTCCTCCGAGCAGCCCGCTCTGGCAACCTGGACAAGGCTCTGGAGCACATTAAGAACGGCATTGATATCAACACGGCCAATCAG AATGGGCTCAACGGGCTTCACCTGGCCTCCAAAGAAGGCCACGTCAAAATGGTCCTGGAGCTGCTCCACAATGGGATCGTGCTGGAGACCACCACCAAG AAAGGAAACACTGCCCTGCACATCGCAGCCCTGGCAGGTCAGGAGCAGGTGGTCACCGAGCTGGTGAACTACGGGGCCAACGTCAACGCTCAGTTGCAG AAAGGCTTCACTCCGCTCTACATGGCTGCACAAGAAAACCATCTAGAGGTTGTGAAGTTTCTCCTGGAGAACGGAGCCAATCAGAGCATTCCAACTGAG GACGGCTTCACTCCTTTGGCCGTGGCTCTCCAGCAGGGCCATGAAAACGTCGTCGCCCTGCTCATCAACTACGGCACCAAAGGCAAGGTCCGTCTCCCCGCTCTGCACATCGCGGCTCGCAACGACGACACGCGCACGGCTGCCGTGCTCCTGCAGAACGACCCCAACCCGGACGTGCTCAGCAAG ACTGGCTTCACGCCTCTGCACATTGCTGCACATTATGAAAATTTGAACGTGGCTCAGCTGCTCCTCAACCGAGGCGCGAACGTCAACTTCACCCCAAAG AACGGCATCACTCCTCTGCACATTGCAGCCAGGAGAGGGAATGTCATCATGGTGCGGCTGCTTTTGGACAGGGGCGCACAGATAGATGCCAAAACCAAG GACGAACTCACCCCTCTGCATTGTGCGGCAAGAAACGGCCACGTCAGGATCATCGAGATCCTCCTTGATCACGGTGCCCCGATACAGGCGAAGACCAAG AACGGCCTGTCGCCGATCCACATGGCGGCACAAGGCGACCACATGGACTGTGTCAAGCAGCTGTTGCAGTACAACGCGGAGATCGATGACATCACGCTGGACCACCTCACACCTCTGCATGTTGCCGCCCACTGCGGCCACCACCGCATGGCCAAAGTCCTGCTGGATAAAGGAGCGAAGCCCAACTCCCGGGCGCTG AACGGTTTCACCCCCTTACACATCGCTTGCAAAAAGAACCACCTGCGTGTGATGGATCTGCTGCTCAAACATTCCGCCTCGCTGGAGGCCGTGACGGAG TCTGGCCTGACCCCGCTGCATGTGGCCTCCTTCATGGGTCACCTCAACATTGTCAAGATCCTGCTCCAGAAGGGGGCTTCACCCAGTGCGTCTAATGTG AAAGTGGAAACGCCGCTTCACATGGCGTCGAGGGCGGGACACTTGGAGGTGGCCGAGTTTCTGCTGCAGAATGCGGCACCAGTAGACGCCAAGGCCAAG GACGACCAGACTCCCCTGCACTGCGCCGCACGAATGGGTCACCAAGAGCTGGTGAAGCTCCTCCTGGAGCACAAGGCCAAGCCGAACTCCGCCACCACAGCCGGTCACACTCCTCTCCACATCGCAGCCCGCGAAGGCCACGTGCACACAGTGCGGATCCTGCTGGACATGGAGGCCCAGCAAACAAAGATGACCAAG AAGGGCTTCACGCCGCTCCACGTGGCCTCCAAGTATGGAAAGGTGGACGTCGCCGAGCTCTTGCTGGAGCGAGGGGCAAACCCCAACGCTGCTGGGAAG AACGGTCTGACTCCGCTGCACGTGGCTGTGCATCACAACAACCTGGACGTGGTCAACCTGCTGGTCAGCAAGGGCGGCTCGCCGCACAGTGCCGCCAGG AACGGCTACACTGCCCTGCACATCGCGTCAAAGCAGAACCAGGTGGAGGTGGCCGACAGTCTTCTGCAACACGGAGCTTCGGCCAACGCGGAGTCTCTCCAGGGCGTCACACCGCTGCACCTGGCCTCACAGGAGGGCAGGCCTGACATGGTCACCCTGCTCATCTCCCAACAGGCCAACGTCAACCTTGGCAACAAG AGTGGACTGACTCCGCTCCACCTGGTGGCGCAGGAAGGTCACGTTGGGATCGCCGATATACTGGTGAAGCAGGGAGCATCGGTCTACGCAGCCACACGA ATGGGATACACTCCTCTACATGTCGCTTGTCACTACGGAAACATCAAGATGGTGAAAttcctccttcagcagcaaGCCAACGTCAACAGCAAGACACGA ctgggcTACACTCCTCTGCACCAGGCGGCCCAGCAGGGACACACCGACATCGTGACTCTGCTGCTGAAGCATGGCGCCCAGCCCAATGAGACCACCACG AATGGCACCTCAGCACTGGCCATCGCCAAGAGACTGGGCTACATCTCTGTGATCGACGTCCTGAAGCTGGTCACTGAAGAGAACGTCGCCATG ACCACCACAGAGAAGCACCGCATGAGCTTCCCCGAGACAGTGGACGAGATCCTCGATGTGTCGGAGGACGAAG GAGAGGAGCTCCTGGGGACAGAAGGGGCCAG AAATTACTCGCCAGCCATTCCCAGGATTCCTCGTGTCTCCCCGGAGACGGTCCTCCTGAAAGACCAGGAGATGGAGCAG CAGCACACTCCGCTCCCACTGCCCAAAGAGTACGACGAGGACTCGCTGATTCCCAGCAGCCCTGCCACCGAGACCTCAGACAACGTCAGCCCGGTGGCCAGTCCCATTCACACCGGGTCAGATGAAAGCTGCCGCTCCGGCAGGGGCCCCGTTGATGGGAAGCCAACCTCTCCGTGTCTGCACAGGTTCCTGGTCAGCTTCATGGTGGACGCCCGTGGCGGCTCCATGCGAGGGAGCAGGCACAACGGCCTGAGAGTCATCATCCCACCCAGGACCTGCGCGGCCCCCACACGCATCACCTGCCGCCTGGTGAAGCCCCAGAAGCTGAGCAGCCCTCCTCCTCTGGTGGAGGGGGAAGGTCTGGCCAGCAGGATCATCTCTCTGGGCCCAGCCAGCATGCAGTTCCTGGG GCCAGTGATTGTGGAGATCCCTCACTTCGCCGCTCTGGGTCGGGGCGACCGAGAACTGGTGGTGCTGAGAAGTGAGAATGGCTCGGTCTGGAAGGAGCATCGGAACCGCTACGGCGACGAGGTTCTGGAGACCATCCTCAACGGGATGGACGAGG ACTTAGAAAGTCAAGAGGAGCTTGGAAAGAAGAGGATCCGGCGCATCATCTCCACAGACTTCCCTCTTTATTTTGCTGTGGTGTCAAGGGTGCAGCAGGAGAGCGACCTCATCGGCCCTGAGGGGGGCGCACTCAGCAGTAAACTGGTGCCAATGGTCCAGGCCACCTTCCCTGAGACAGCAGTCACCAAACGTGTCCGTCTGGGGCTGCAG GCTCAGCCCGTTCCAGACGAGCTGGTTGCAAAGCTGTTGGGGAACCAGGCCAACTTCAGCCCGGTGGTGACAGTGGAGCCCCGGCGCCGCAAGTTCCACCGTCCCATCGGCCTGCGCATACCTCTGCCCCCGTCCTGGAGGGAGAGTCCCCGCGACTCAGGGGAGGGCGACACCACCAGCCTGCGCCTGCTGTGCTCTGTCATCG GTGGCACAGCTTCGGCCCAGTGGGAAGACATCACTGGCACCACCAAACTCATCTATTCCAACCAGTGCGCCAGCTTCACCACCAACGTGTCGGCCCG CTTCTGGCTGGCCGACTGCCCGCGCACCGCCGAGGCCGTCTCCTTCGCCAACCTGCTCTACAGGGAGCTCTCGGCGGTGCCGTACATGGCCAAGTTCGTGGTGTTCGCCAAGATGAACGAGCTGCGCGAGGGCCGGCTGCGCTGCTACTGCATGACGGACGACAAGATGGACAAGACCCTGGAACAGCACGAGAACTTCACCGAAGTGGCTCGCAGCCGCGATATCGAG GTGATGGAGGGGATGCCGCTCCACCTGGAGTGTTCCGGGAACCTCCTCCCCGTGCGGAAGGCCACGCAGCAGCCACGCTGCTTCAGCTTCCAGGCCTTCAGAGATAACCGACTTCCGGTCTCTGTCAAGGTACCGTCCTCGCGCTCCTCTCATCTCCCACCGCACGCCTTCACCCACCCGGCCCTCTCCCAGGTGAGAGACAGCAGTAAAGAATCGGCCGGGTTCCTGTCCTTCCTGCGCAAATCCACCAAGTATGAAGACAACCAGCATGTTCTGTGTAACCTCAACATCAGCATGCCTCCGTGCATCAAG ATCATCGGAAGTGAAGACAGGCGGCGAACTTTAACCCCTTTGGCACTCAGAGAAAGATACAGTGCACTGAATGAACCTGCAATGG CTTCCTTAAGTGCCATGGAAAGGACCGAGCTCAAGATGGCCGTCATCGCAGAGCAGCTGGGCCTGAGTTGGGCTG AGCTGGCCCGGGAGCTCCAGCTCAGCGTGGACGACATCAACAAGATCCGTGTGGAGAACCCCAACTCGCTGCTGGAACAGAGCTCCGCGCTGCTCAACCTGTGGGCCACACGGGAAGGCAAGAGGGCCAAAA TGGAAAGTTTATACGCGGCTCTGAAGAGCATCGACCGGATGGATATCGTCCACATGCTGGAGGGTCAGCCCACCAGAGCCGGCTCTCGTGACCTGAGCCGACGGCGCCGTGACAGAGAACGCCTCTCTCCAGGTCTCACCAATG GTTATGGGCTCGCCCAGGATGAGCTTCTCTCCCCGGCCTCCATGCAGTATAGCCTGCCCTCCCCCCTGGGCGCTGAGCCCTACTGGCAGGAGGTTTCCAGCCTGGACTGTGCGCCCATTGCCACCACAGAGGAGGACACCCTTATGGAGATGTCTGACGTGCAGGTGTGGCCCTCAGGCCACAGCCCGTCCTTGGTGCCGGTGGAGGACTCCTCGCTGGAGTGCAGCAATGCGGACGATTCAGAGGGTCTGCTGGGGCTGCCTTACGGGAGTCTGGGCCGGCCGGCCAGCGCCGGCGGTGCGGTGCTCAGTGGATCCACTGAGCTGCCCGAGGATGACTCCGAGATGGGGGTGGACTCACTCAGCACAGCCACCCCGGCCTCGCTGGGCGGCACCATTGCTGGGATCAGTCTGAACGGTGCCAACAACGGTCAGGGGTCGGAGGCCAGTTCCGAAGCATCAGCAGTCGCCAACACGACTGGTGTGgacggagctggaggaggaggatggagagggaCGGGCTCAGAGGACGGCCTTTCTCTTGTTGCAGGACAGCACAGGGTGTACGCCCGCTTGAGTGAGTCGCCCGCTCTCAGCTGCGTTCCAGATCCAAGCGCAGACAG GTCGTCCAATGGTGGAAGTGGGACGGGGAGGGAGAGTGGCTCTTTCCTCTCATACCTGCAGGAGCAGAcggggcccgggtggagcccgGTCACCAACGCTCAGGCCTGGGTGGCCCATCAGCCTACGGACGCTGTGATGTCATCCGTGTGCAACGCAGTGGACCACGGCCAGGAGGGCTTGCTTCAGCCGGTGAGGGACATGGGACACTCGGAAATCCTGCGCGGCCACTTCCGTGGGACGCAGCCATTTGAGAAGGGTCTGGGCTTCCCGCACAGAGCGCCGGATCTGAACGCCTGGGATGATCAG GGAGATGAAGCTGAAGACCTTCCAGGAGAACAAGTCAGCGAGGAGCAGTTTACAGACGAACATGGAAACATTGTCACCAAAAAG ATCGTCCGGAAGGTGGTGCGGAGAGGGAAGGGCTCCGGTGAAGAGGGGCTCCAGGAGGTGAGCATGGAGACGTCTCTGCAGGACGAGCTGGAGGGGGACGCCGAGCAGTTCATGAGCTACGCCATCCTGGGCCGGGAGAGCAGCAAG CCCGACtgtgtggaggtgaagaagggtGCTCAGATAGTGAAATGTGCCAGTCTGCGGCGAGTTAAGCAGTGA